CGGAGAATCGTAAAGGCTATTTTGAAACAGCCGATAGCGGAACACTGTTTCTCGACGAAATTGGGGAAATGCCTATCGAAAGCCAAGTCAAACTCCTTCATGTTCTGGACGATAATGTCATCACGCCGGTCGGTGCAACGGTGGGCAAAACAGCGGATGTCCGGGTGATAACAGCCACCAATGCGGACCTCCAAGCGAAGGTGGATGCAGGGCTATTTCGGTCAGATCTCTACAATCGCTTGGAGGGCGTGG
The nucleotide sequence above comes from Candidatus Poribacteria bacterium. Encoded proteins:
- a CDS encoding sigma-54 factor interaction domain-containing protein, whose protein sequence is MQTIHTTIHQLSNNSKISVLITGETGVGKELVAQAIHFGGPRASKPYVPVNCGATPSALWESTFFGHVQGAFTGATENRKGYFETADSGTLFLDEIGEMPIESQVKLLHVLDDNVITPVGATVGKTADVRVITATNADLQAKVDAGLFRSDLYNRLEGV